CAGGGCACAAAAACGATGCCgttccaaataaaaaaatgttgACTTCTAAACGGGAGCAGACGGAGCAAACGGAAGAGAATTggtttttgaaattcaagttgaaattttgaattagcCGCAGAAAACAAAACTGAGGGAAGCGTTTTCATGTGCTTGTGAAGGTAATCTACTCTGACCAACCACTCACTGAAAGCAGAAAGCTGAAGTTCAGGTGGGATTCAACCTACTAGGTGTTTCTAGGTGAAGTGGGTGTAGTCTACTCTGATGAAGGTAGCAATTGACAGAAAAGTGGGTGGAGAGGCAGGCGGCATGGAAGAATCAAACAGAGATGAAGCCAAAGTTTATCCGTAAAACTGAATAGCAGAAGCAGTTGTGGTCTCCAATTGGGTATAAGAGTGTTGTATGTATTCTGAATGCGTGCAAGAGCGGCGGTAAGGTAGAAGCAAATAGAGGAAATTCAGCATCTCACGAAACCAGATTTTGTCCTTCAACTTAATAGCAGAAGCAGCTACGTCTCCGACTTCGGTGAAACGTGAAGCGTATTAGCAGACCAAGGTAACATGACTGAACCATGTCAGTAATTGTGACCAATAATTTATCACCCAAATGCACATCTGTTAAAGGAAGGCTGAAATTAGAGTCACTGAAGACATAATATGAAAATGATAGAAGAATAGTGAAGTTGTACTGTATTTGTATGTGTGTACCGtatctgtgtgtgtgtgagcaTTCAGCTTTTCAGTGATGGACTATAATGGGATAGTAGTTTTTGGAAGACCTAGGGTTATGTATTCAAGTAAACCGTCGACTGGAATTAGGGAAAGATGAGAGAAATAAAGTCACATTTAACAAGTGAATGAATATACATCCTGTTGTAAATTAGTTACATGTTATAGCCACCGTATTACAATTGATATGAATCATTGTGCATCTAGTAATTGGTCCATGCTCATGGAGCAATATTAGTTTGCCCCTCTCCTGACCATATAGTGTGTATAAAATGGAGGCGTAGAGTTGAATGAGGTGAAGCAGAGGAAAAGACACATATGTGAATAATAAATGGGTGAACCTTGTGTTGTAAGTCAATTACATGATGtaagaaatatattacaatgagTAGAAAGTAGGGTTATGTATTCAAGTAAACCATCGACTAGAATTAGGGAAAGATGAGAGAAACAAAGTCACATTTAACAAGTGAATGAATATACATCTTGTTGTAAATTAGTTACATGTTATAGCCACCGTATTACAATTGATATGAATTATTGTGCATCTAGTAATTGGTCCATGCTCATGGAGCAATATTAGTTTGCCCCTCTCCTAACCATACAGTGTGTATAAAATAGAGGCGCAGAGTTGAATGAGGTGAAACAGAGGAAAAGACACATATGTGAATAATAAATGGGTGAACCTTGTGTTGTAAGTCAATTACATGATGtaagaaatatattacaatgagTAGAAAGTACTTGTTTGGCCctcaaaatgtagaaaaagtagaaaatgtgGAGTTGGTTTATGCGGTTGTCATTAACGAATGACATAAGGTCCAGTAAGTTAAAGAATCTAGAATCAAAATATAATCACCAGCGTGGATGTACATACAGTTAAAATAGACTTACATCGTGTGACCAATACATTACAGTccgtataagttagtgtacatGGAGTTGTATTTGTACATAGATAATGTCGTTGTCTTAGAGTAAAAGTAAGGTGATGTGAATCATTAATCATATTGATAAGCGTAATAATAGGATTTGGTATACGAGTAATGTGTGATTCATAACACATTATAAAtggtaatatacatttatattgtCGTTTATGTACATACTATTCATGAAATGTTGCAAATTAGGGTGTTTGATGCATAATTGGCAGGAGTAGAAGTAATGGATTACAGCAAATTGGCAGAAAATGGGACCCCTGAATTAGGAATGGAGTTCAACAGTGAAGAGGATGCGTACAAGTTTTACAACAAGTATGCCTTTAAAATGGGTTTCAGTGTACGTAAAGACTATCTGAATAAAGATAAAGACGGCGTGACCACGTCTAGGAGATATAGTTGCTGCAAGGAAGGTGTGAAACGCAAGTACGAAGGTGATGTGATGCCAAAGAGGACACGAGCGCCGATGAAAACAGGGTGTGGAGCTAAGATGGTTATCGTGTTGTTTAGAGGGACAATGAAGTACCGTGTGCATGACCTTGTCTTAGAGCATAATCATGAGTTGCACATTGCTCAATGTGCTCACATGATGCCATCACAAAGAAAAGTGAGTGTGGCTCAAGGATTCCAAGCTGAAATAAGCGAGGATGCTGGGCTTTCATTGAAACAGAGCCATGAGCTTATGGGAACGGAAGCAGGTGGAATGGGTAATGTGGGATATACTCGGGATGATCTTAAACGATATCTTCGAACGAGACGGGAAAGGAGCTTGAAATATGGAGAAGCAGGTAGCATGCTGAATTATTTTCAAGAGCAAACACTCGAGAATCCATCCTTTTTTCATGCCGTACAGCTGGACTGTGAAGAGCAGATAACGAATATCTTTTGGGCTGATGCAGGAATGTTAATTGACTACAACTTTTTTGGAGACGTAGTCACATTCGAcacaacctacaaaacaaataaagaatacCGGCCACTTGGAGTATTTGTGGGTTTTAACCAGCATAGGCAAATTGTGATATTCGGTGCTGCCCTTATGTATGATGAGACGATAGATTCTTTCAAATGGGTGTTTGGTACATTTTTAGAAGCAATGTGCGGAAAACATCCAAGTACCATACTAACCGACCAAGATCACGCCATGGCAGCCGCTCTTTCAATTGTCATGCCTGAAACATTTCACGGTCTATGTACGTTTCACATAAGGCGTAATTTTATGAAACATCTTGGCAATCACTACAAGGAAAATAGTGATCTTCCATACATGTTTGGTGCCTGCATGTATGAGTTTGAAGAAGTGGAACAATTCAATAGGGTGTGGGAGGCGATGGTGAAGAAACACAatcttgaaaataatgaatggCTCTCAGGGTTGTACAAAATTCGTGATAAATGGGCAAGGTGCATGATGAAAGAAAGATGGACCGCGGGAATGCGAAGCACCCAACTCAGCGAAAGCCTAAATGCAGCaattaaaaatcatttgaaactgGATCATGACCTTGTGCAGTTCTTTAGACATTTCAATCGGGTGGTTGATGAAAAGAGATATAATGAACTGATCGCAGAATATGAAATGAGGCAAAAGCTCCCCATGGTAGGGTTAAGACAAACACCTATGCTTGTGCATGCATCAGAGACGTATTCACCAACCGTATTTGTTGCATTCCAAAATGAATATGGTGAGTCAACAGCTATGGTTATATTGAGACAACAAGATGCAGCGATGTTTGTGGAGTTTACGGTCATGAGGTATGATGGAGGACCTGAAAGAACAGTAGTATTCAATCGGAATGATCTAAGTGTACGTTGCAGTTGCAAAAAATACGAGAATGAAGGCATTTTATGTGGGCACGCGTTGAAGGTGTTTGATACCGTGGGCATAAAAATAATTCCTCTTGAATACATTAAGAGGCGATGGACAAAAAGAGCTCGGGCTGGAGACTGTTTTGATCGGCGAGGACAGGAAGTTGTGACTGATCCTAAAGTCATGATTTCAACTCGTTATCGGGAGCTCGCTCCAGCCATGATTAAGGTCGCAACTCGAGCAGCAATGTCGGAGGACACCAGCAAAGTAGCAATCACTGTCATATCCGATTTGTCAAAGAGAGTTGAGCTCCTCCTCTCAGAAAGTGAAGAGCAACCtttgcaaaatcaaaaaaatctgaATATGGAGGAAcgagataaaattgaaattgtaaatgaaATGGGGGAGGCAGTAGTCGCAAGAGGCATTAAAAAACGAGGCTGTGGGAAGAAAAGTAGAGTGATGCGAAGTTGGGTCGATAAATTTGACAgagtaaaaagaaaatctagATTATCAAGGACTACACAGACTACGGTATGGATCAAAATTTGGTACTTGGGAAACATTTATGCTAAAATTAAGTTATTGTTATACTATTAACTAAAGTTTAGGTAACATTCATTATGAAATAATATTATTACCGTGTCAATACTGTAGGTCTCAGAATCGGAGCCGACATCGGTTTCATTTGAGGAATACATGTTTATGGGATGCCGTTCATCTACTGACTCTGTTTCGGTTAGTATAAAAGGGACATGACTCTTGCTTTTATCTGGATGTTTCTAACAGCCTAAATAGTTACATTGATGTTACATTATGTGATAATGTTGTTACGGCCGTCATCCCTCCTGATATACGTATTTTATTTGTGTTATACAATGATTTTGCCCATACGAAACTTGTAGACGCATTCAATGAGTCAGACAGTGAATGGCCCTCCAAATGCTGTTGCTCCCGATATCGATGAAAATCAAACGGTATGCATACATTTAGTAgttaaaataaaaccttcttgtTCATGTAATAGAGctacctttttttctttaattgtaacGGTGAGCTCCCGAAGGCTGTCAAATCATGCAAATTATGTAATTAATGTATGCTCGCTTTAATAacgtattattttttattatttcaaggTCCACCGTTTCGCTAATCAGGGGCCTCCTGCAAGTGTCCCTACAGAATGGATGCATCCcagattttctattttttccaaGCATAACTCCGTCAGAGATGTCTTAATGGTCTGATATATCATTTTTGTTATAATGTCTAGTCCAATTTAACTTTATAAGTGAGCAATATAGGCACTGGTAATGATTTGTTGACAGTCGATTActtatattatataatgtagGAGGAGCGTGGGGCAATTTCAACACACTGTGATGTTGATGCATATCATGCATTTGCACCATCACCTCAGGTGACAAATTTTTATCGTTACAGCACATATTTATGTAATGTTATTAATTGGAGACTTGGACATCGTATATCATTAATCATatgttttattaataatatttgcTGATTTGCCATCGTTACGCATTTCAGGGAAGAAAT
This portion of the Coffea arabica cultivar ET-39 chromosome 2e, Coffea Arabica ET-39 HiFi, whole genome shotgun sequence genome encodes:
- the LOC140037224 gene encoding protein FAR1-RELATED SEQUENCE 5-like, with the translated sequence MEFNSEEDAYKFYNKYAFKMGFSVRKDYLNKDKDGVTTSRRYSCCKEGVKRKYEGDVMPKRTRAPMKTGCGAKMVIVLFRGTMKYRVHDLVLEHNHELHIAQCAHMMPSQRKVSVAQGFQAEISEDAGLSLKQSHELMGTEAGGMGNVGYTRDDLKRYLRTRRERSLKYGEAGSMLNYFQEQTLENPSFFHAVQLDCEEQITNIFWADAGMLIDYNFFGDVVTFDTTYKTNKEYRPLGVFVGFNQHRQIVIFGAALMYDETIDSFKWVFGTFLEAMCGKHPSTILTDQDHAMAAALSIVMPETFHGLCTFHIRRNFMKHLGNHYKENSDLPYMFGACMYEFEEVEQFNRVWEAMVKKHNLENNEWLSGLYKIRDKWARCMMKERWTAGMRSTQLSESLNAAIKNHLKLDHDLVQFFRHFNRVVDEKRYNELIAEYEMRQKLPMVGLRQTPMLVHASETYSPTVFVAFQNEYGESTAMVILRQQDAAMFVEFTVMRYDGGPERTVVFNRNDLSVRCSCKKYENEGILCGHALKVFDTVGIKIIPLEYIKRRWTKRARAGDCFDRRGQEVVTDPKVMISTRYRELAPAMIKVATRAAMSEDTSKVAITVISDLSKRVELLLSESEEQPLQNQKNLNMEERDKIEIVNEMGEAVVARGIKKRGCGKKSRVMRSWVDKFDRVKRKSRLSRTTQTTVSESEPTSVSFEEYMFMGCRSSTDSVSTHSMSQTVNGPPNAVAPDIDENQTVHRFANQGPPASVPTEWMHPRFSIFSKHNSVRDVLMEERGAISTHCDVDAYHAFAPSPQGRNNTQGLQLRVDVASPQNEVDE